The following coding sequences lie in one Arabidopsis thaliana chromosome 3, partial sequence genomic window:
- a CDS encoding Protein phosphatase 2C family protein yields the protein MGHFSSMFNGIARSFSIKKAKNINSSKSYAKEATDEMAREAKKKELILRSSGCINADGSNNLASVFSRRGEKGVNQDCAIVWEGYGCQEDMIFCGIFDGHGPWGHFVSKQVRNSMPISLLCNWKETLSQTTIAEPDKELQRFAIWKYSFLKTCEAVDLELEHHRKIDSFNSGTTALTIVRQGDVIYIANVGDSRAVLATVSDEGSLVAVQLTVDFKPNLPQEEERIIGCNGRVFCLQDEPGVHRVWQPVDESPGLAMSRAFGDYCIKDYGLVSVPEVTQRHISIRDQFIILATDGVWDVISNQEAIDIVSSTAERAKAAKRLVQQAVRAWNRKRRGIAMDDISAVCLFFHSSSSSPSL from the exons ATGGGACATTTCTCTTCCATGTTCAACGGTATAGCTAGATCCTTCTCGATCAAGAAAGCGAAGAACATCAACAGCAGCAAAAGCTACGCTAAGGAAGCCACAGATGAAATGGCGAGAgaggcgaagaagaaggaacttATTTTGAGATCCTCTGGTTGCATTAATGCAGATGGATCTAATAACTTGGCTTCTGTTTTCTCTAGACGCGGTGAGAAAGGCGTTAATCAGGACTGTGCCATCGTCTGGGAG GGATATGGGTGTCAAGAAGACATGATATTCTGTGGGATATTCGATGGACATGGTCCCTGGGGACACTTTGTTTCTAAACAAGTCAGAAACTCAATGCCTATATCTTTGCTCTGTAACTGGAAAGAGACTCTTTCTCAGACCACAATAGCAGAACCCGATAAAGAGCTACAGCGGTTTGCAATCTGGAAATACTCATTCCTCAAAACCTGTGAAGCTGTTGATCTGGAGCTTGAGCATCACCGAAAGATAGATTCTTTCAACAGCGGTACGACCGCTCTAACCATTGTGAGACAG GGTGATGTTATTTATATAGCAAACGTCGGGGATTCACGTGCGGTATTGGCCACAGTTTCAGACGAAGGAAGCTTGGTCGCGGTTCAGCTCACCGTAGATTTCAAGCCAAACCTGCCTC aggaggaagagcGGATAATCGGATGCAACGGGAGAGTATTTTGCCTTCAAGATGAGCCAGGGGTCCACCGTGTATGGCAACCAGTAGATGAATCTCCGGGGCTCGCAATGTCAAGAGCATTCGGAGACTATTGTATCAAAGATTACGGATTGGTCTCAGTGCCTGAAGTCACTCAGAGGCATATATCCATTAGAGACCAGTTTATAATCTTGGCCACTGATGGG GTATGGGATGTGATATCAAACCAAGAGGCCATAGATATTGTTTCCTCGACGGCGGAGCGGGCAAAAGCTGCCAAGCGACTGGTACAGCAAGCAGTTAGGGCTTGGAATAGAAAGAGACGCGGAATCGCCATGGATGATATCTCTGCCGTGTGCCTCTTCTTCCATTCTTCATCGTCGTCGCCATCTCTATAG
- the RLP32 gene encoding receptor like protein 32 (receptor like protein 32 (RLP32); FUNCTIONS IN: kinase activity; INVOLVED IN: signal transduction, defense response; LOCATED IN: endomembrane system; EXPRESSED IN: 22 plant structures; EXPRESSED DURING: 13 growth stages; CONTAINS InterPro DOMAIN/s: Leucine-rich repeat-containing N-terminal domain, type 2 (InterPro:IPR013210), Leucine-rich repeat (InterPro:IPR001611); BEST Arabidopsis thaliana protein match is: receptor like protein 35 (TAIR:AT3G11080.1); Has 113074 Blast hits to 30005 proteins in 1111 species: Archae - 53; Bacteria - 9058; Metazoa - 26342; Fungi - 1162; Plants - 67072; Viruses - 12; Other Eukaryotes - 9375 (source: NCBI BLink).) yields the protein MKDSWNSTSIIPFTFSSLIFFLFTFDFQDVFGVPTKHLCRLEQRDALLELKKEFKIKKPCFDGLHPTTESWANNSDCCYWDGITCNDKSGEVLELDLSRSCLQSRFHSNSSLFTVLNLRFLTTLDLSYNYFSGQIPSCIENFSHLTTLDLSKNYFSGGIPSSIGNLSQLTFLDLSGNEFVGEMPFFGNMNQLTNLYVDSNDLTGIFPLSLLNLKHLSDLSLSRNQFTGTLPSNMSSLSNLEYFEAWGNAFTGTLPSSLFTIASLTSINLRNNQLNGTLEFGNISSPSTLTVLDISNNNFIGPIPKSISKFINLQDLDLSHLNTQGPVDFSIFTNLKSLQLLNLSHLNTTTTIDLNALFSSHLNSIYSMDLSGNHVSATTKISVADHHPTQLISQLYLSGCGITEFPELLRSQHKMTNLDISNNKIKGQVPGWLWTLPKLIFVDLSNNIFTGFERSTEHGLSLITKPSMQYLVGSNNNFTGKIPSFICALRSLITLDLSDNNLNGSIPPCMGNLKSTLSFLNLRQNRLGGGLPRSIFKSLRSLDVGHNQLVGKLPRSFIRLSALEVLNVENNRINDTFPFWLSSLKKLQVLVLRSNAFHGPIHHASFHTLRIINLSHNQFSGTLPANYFVNWNAMSSLMATEDRSQEKYMGDSFRYYHDSVVLMNKGLEMELVRILKIYTALDFSENKLEGEIPRSIGLLKELHVLNLSSNAFTGHIPSSMGNLRELESLDVSQNKLSGEIPQELGNLSYLAYMNFSHNQLGGLVPGGTQFRRQNCSSFKDNPGLYGSSLEEVCLDIHAPAPQQHEPPELEEEDREVFSWIAAAIGFGPGIAFGLTIRYILVFYKPDWFMHTFGHLQPSAHEKRLRRKQ from the coding sequence ATGAAAGACTCTTGGAACTCAACGAGTATCATTCctttcactttttcttctctcatatTCTTCTTATTCACTTTTGATTTTCAAGATGTCTTTGGGGTTCCTACTAAACACTTATGTCGTCTCGAACAAAGAGATGCACTACTGGAGCTCAAGAAGGAGTTTAAGATTAAGAAGCCTTGTTTCGACGGCCTTCATCCGACGACGGAGTCATGGGCGAATAACAGTGACTGTTGCTATTGGGACGGTATCACGTGCAATGACAAGTCCGGGGAAGTGCTTGAGCTAGACCTTAGTCGTAGCTGCCTCCAAAGCCGGTTTCATTCCAACAGCAGTCTTTTTACGGTTCTAAATCTTCGTTTTCTAACCACTCTCGACCTTTCCTATAATTATTTCAGTGGCCAAATCCCGTCTTGTATTGAAAACTTTTCTCATCTTACCACTCTCGACCTTTCTAAAAACTATTTCAGTGGTGGGATTCCTTCTTCAATAGGAAATCTTTCACAACTCACTTTTCTCGACCTTTCTGGTAACGAGTTCGTTGGTGAAATGCCATTTTTTGGCAACATGAACCAGTTGACCAACTTATATGTTGATTCCAATGACCTTACTGGTATCTTCCCCCTTTCCCTACTCAATCTGAAACATCTTTCGGATTTATCACTCTCCCGCAATCAGTTCACAGGTACCCTTCCTTCTAACATGAGCTCACTCTCTAACTTGGAGTACTTTGAGGCATGGGGCAACGCTTTTACTGGAACTctcccttcttctctcttcactATTGCTTCTTTGACGTCTATTAATTTGAGAAATAACCAACTCAACGGCACTCTTGAGTTTGGGAACATATCTTCACCATCTACACTAACTGTGTTAGACATTAGCAATAACAACTTCATAGGGCCAATCCCGAAATCCATTTCCAAATTTATAAACCTTCAGGACCTTGATCTTTCTCATCTCAACACCCAAGGCCCAGTTGACTTTAGTATCTTCACGAATCTCAAGTCGCTCCAACTTCTTAACCTATCTCATTTGAACACCACCACTACGATTGACTTGAATGCACTCTTTTCCTCGCATCTCAACTCAATCTATTCAATGGATCTCTCAGGCAACCATGTTTCAGCCACAACCAAAATTTCAGTTGCAGATCATCATCCTACGCAATTGATAAGTCAGTTGTACTTGTCTGGATGCGGCATCACTGAGTTCCCGGAGCTCTTAAGAAGCCAACACAAAATGACGAATCTAGACAtttccaacaacaaaatcaaaggtCAGGTGCCTGGCTGGCTATGGACACTACCAAAGTTGATATTCGTTGATCTTTCCAACAACATTTTTACCGGTTTTGAAAGATCAACGGAACATGGACTATCCTTAATCACCAAACCATCTATGCAGTACTTGGTTGGCTCCAACAACAATTTCACGGGAAAGATTCCCTCTTTCATATGCGCTTTGCGCTCTCTAATCACTCTTGATTTATCTGACAACAACCTCAATGGTTCCATCCCTCCATGTATGGGAAACCTTAAGAGTACTCTTTCATTTCTAAACCTTCGTCAGAATCGTCTTGGTGGAGGTCTTCCAAGGAGTATATTTAAAAGTCTAAGGTCACTTGATGTCGGTCATAACCAACTAGTCGGAAAACTTCCTAGATCTTTCATCCGTCTCTCTGCTCTTGAAGTTCTGAATGTGGAAAACAACAGAATCAACGACACATTCCCGTTCTGGTTGTCTTCTCTCAAAAAGCTGCAAGTTCTTGTCTTACGCTCCAATGCATTCCACGGACCGATACATCATGCCTCGTTCCATACATTGCGAATCATCAACTTATCTCATAATCAATTCAGTGGAACTTTGCCAGCAAACTATTTTGTGAACTGGAATGCTATGTCATCACTTATGGCAACCGAGGATCGGTCTCAAGAGAAATACATGGGAGACTCTTTTCGATATTACCATGATTCAGTGGTTTTGATGAATAAAGGCTTAGAGATGGAGCTGGTACGCATCCTAAAAATCTACACAGCTCTCGACTtttctgaaaacaaattagaagGAGAGATTCCAAGATCCATCGGTCTTTTGAAAGAGCTTCATGTTCTTAACTTGTCAAGCAATGCTTTCACCGGCCACATCCCATCATCTATGGGGAATCTTAGAGAGCTCGAGTCACTGGACGTTTCTCAAAACAAGCTTTCAGGAGAAATTCCACAAGAATTAGGGAACCTATCGTACCTTGCCTACATGAACTTCTCTCACAACCAGCTTGGAGGTCTAGTACCAGGGGGAACTCAGTTTCGTCGACAAAACTGCTCTTCTTTCAAGGACAACCCTGGACTTTATGGCTCTTCACTTGAAGAAGTTTGTTTAGATATTCATGCACCAGCACCGCAACAACATGAACCGCCAGagttagaggaagaagacagagaGGTGTTCAGTTGGATAGCAGCTGCAATAGGATTCGGACCTGGTATTGCCTTTGGATTGACGATTAGATACATACTGGTTTTCTACAAACCAGATTGGTTCATGCATACCTTTGGCCACTTACAACCCTCTGCACATGAAAAAAGATTGAGGAGAAAGCAATAA
- the RLP33 gene encoding receptor like protein 33 (receptor like protein 33 (RLP33); FUNCTIONS IN: kinase activity; INVOLVED IN: signal transduction, defense response; LOCATED IN: chloroplast; EXPRESSED IN: 10 plant structures; EXPRESSED DURING: 10 growth stages; CONTAINS InterPro DOMAIN/s: Leucine-rich repeat, typical subtype (InterPro:IPR003591), Leucine-rich repeat-containing N-terminal domain, type 2 (InterPro:IPR013210), Leucine-rich repeat (InterPro:IPR001611); BEST Arabidopsis thaliana protein match is: receptor like protein 32 (TAIR:AT3G05650.1); Has 122499 Blast hits to 32804 proteins in 1196 species: Archae - 55; Bacteria - 8957; Metazoa - 28470; Fungi - 1471; Plants - 73451; Viruses - 13; Other Eukaryotes - 10082 (source: NCBI BLink).), translating to MSLIPITFYFLFLFFSNFRGVFAVPNIHLCHFEQRDALLEFKNEFKIKKPCFGCPSPLKTKSWENGSDCCHWDGITCDAKTGEVIEIDLMCSCLHGWFHSNSNLSMLQNFHFLTTLDLSYNHLSGQISSSIGNLSHLTTLDLSGNNFSGWIPSSLGNLFHLTSLHLYDNNFGGEIPSSLGNLSYLTFLDLSTNNFVGEIPSSFGSLNQLSILRLDNNKLSGNLPLEVINLTKLSEISLSHNQFTGTLPPNITSLSILESFSASGNNFVGTIPSSLFTIPSITLIFLDNNQLSGTLEFGNISSPSNLLVLQLGGNNLRGPIPTSISRLVNLRTLDLSHFNIQGQVDFNIFSHLKLLGNLYLSHSNTTTTIDLNAVLSCFKMLISLDLSGNHVLVTNKSSVSDPPLGLIGSLNLSGCGITEFPDILRTQRQMRTLDISNNKIKGQVPSWLLLQLEYMHISNNNFIGFERSTKLEKTVVPKPSMKHFFGSNNNFSGKIPSFICSLRSLIILDLSNNNFSGAIPPCVGKFKSTLSDLNLRRNRLSGSLPKTIIKSLRSLDVSHNELEGKLPRSLIHFSTLEVLNVESNRINDTFPFWLSSLKKLQVLVLRSNAFHGRIHKTRFPKLRIIDISRNHFNGTLPSDCFVEWTGMHSLEKNEDRFNEKYMGSGYYHDSMVLMNKGLEMELVRILKIYTALDFSGNKFEGEIPRSIGLLKELHILNLSSNGFTGHIPSSMGNLRELESLDVSRNKLSGEIPQELGNLSYLAYMNFSHNQLVGQVPGGTQFRTQSASSFEENLGLCGRPLEECRVVHEPTPSGESETLESEQVLSWIAAAIGFTPGIVLGLTIGHIVLSSKPRWFFKVLYINNSRRRRRTRSEKS from the exons ATGAGTCTCATTCctattactttttattttctcttcttgttcttttctaattttcgAGGTGTTTTTGCTGTTCCTAATATACACTTATGTCATTTCGAACAAAGAGATGCACTTCTCGAGTTCAAGAACGAGTTTAAGATTAAGAAGCCTTGTTTTGGTTGTCCAAGTCCTCTGAAGACAAAGTCATGGGAGAATGGCAGCGACTGTTGTCATTGGGATGGTATTACTTGCGATGCTAAGACCGGGGAAGTAATCGAGATAGACCTTATGTGCAGCTGCCTCCATGGCTGGTTTCATTCCAACAGTAATCTTTCTATGCTTCAAAATTTCCATTTTCTAACCACTCTAGACCTTTCATATAATCATTTGAGTGGTCAAATCTCATCTTCTATTGGAAACCTTTCTCATCTCACCACTCTCGACCTTTCTGGAAATAACTTCAGTGGTTGGATTCCTTCTTCCCTTGGAAACCTTTTTCACCTCACCTCTCTCCACCTCTATGATAACAATTTTGGTGGTGAAATCCCATCTTCACTTGGAAATCTGTCGTATCTCACCTTTCTCGACCTATCTACTAACAATTTTGTTGGTGAAATCCCTTCTTCTTTTGGCAGTTTGAACCAATTGTCTATTTTACGTCTTGATAATAATAAGCTTAGTGGTAACCTCCCACTTGAAGTAATCAATCTTACAAAGTTGTCAGAGATATCACTCTCTCACAATCAGTTCACAGGCACGCTTCCTCCTAACATCACTTCACTCTCCATCTTGGAGTCCTTTTCGGCAAGTGGAAACAATTTCGTTGGAACTATCCCTTCCTCTCTCTTCACCATTCCTTCTAtaactcttatttttttggacaatAACCAACTCAGCGGCACTCTTGAGTTTGGGAATATATCTTCACCGTCTAATTTACTAGTGTTACAACTTGGCGGTAACAACTTGAGAGGTCCAATCCCTACATCTATTTCCAGATTAGTCAACCTTAGGACACTTGACCTTTCCCATTTCAACATCCAAGGCCAAGTTGACTTTAATATCTTCTCGCATCTCAAGTTGCTAGGAAACCTTTACCTATCCCATTCCAACACCACCACTACAATTGACTTGAATGCAGTCTTATCATGTTTCAAGATGCTCATTTCATTGGATCTCTCAGGCAACCATGTTTTAGTCACAAACAAAAGTTCAGTTTCTGACCCTCCTTTGGGATTGATAGGCTCTTTGAACTTATCAGGATGCGGTATCACCGAGTTTCCAGATATCCTAAGAACGCAACGCCAAATGAGGACGCTAGACAtttccaacaacaaaatcaaaggcCAAGTGCCTAGCTGGTTACTATTACAGTTGGAGTACATGCATATCTCCAACAACAATTTCATCGGTTTCGAAAGATCAACGAAACTTGAAAAAACCGTAGTCCCAAAACCATCTATGAAGCACTTTTTTGGCTCCAATAACAATTTCAGTGGAAAGATTCCATCTTTCATATGCTCGTTGCGCTCTCTAATCATTCTCGATTTATCTAACAACAACTTCAGTGGTGCAATCCCTCCTTGTGTGGGAAAATTCAAGAGTACTCTTTCAGATCTTAACCTACGTCGGAATCGTCTTAGTGGAAGTCTTCCAAAGActataataaaaagtttaaggTCTCTTGATGTGAGTCATAACGAACTGGAGGGAAAGCTTCCAAGATCTTTGATCCACTTCTCTACTCTTGAAGTTTTGAATGTAGAAAGCAACAGAATCAACGACACGTTTCCGTTCTGGTTGAGTTCTCTAAAAAAGCTGCAAGTTCTTGTCTTACGCTCCAACGCATTTCACGGACGGATACACAAGACTCGGTTTCCTAAGTTGCGAATCATCGACATATCCCGTAATCACTTCAATGGGACATTGCCATCAGATTGCTTTGTGGAGTGGACTGGGATGCACTCacttgaaaaaaatgaagatcgGTTTAACGAAAAGTACATGGGATCAGGCTATTACCATGATTCAATGGTTCTGATGAATAAAGGCTTAGAGATGGAGCTGGTACGTATCCTAAAAATCTATACAGCTCTCGACTTCTCtggaaacaaatttgaaggAGAGATTCCAAGATCCATCGGTCTATTGAAAGAACTTCATATCCTCAACTTGTCAAGCAATGGTTTCACCGGCCACATCCCATCATCTATGGGGAACCTGAGAGAGCTCGAGTCACTGGATGTTTCCCGAAACAAGCTTTCAGGAGAAATTCCACAAGAACTAGGGAACCTCTCGTACCTTGCGTACATGAACTTTTCTCATAACCAGCTTGTCGGTCAAGTACCAGGAGGCACCCAGTTTCGAACGCAATCCGCTTCgtcttttgaagaaaacctTGGACTTTGTGGTCGTCCTCTCGAAGAATGTAGAGTTGTCCATGAGCCGACGCCTTCAGGGGAATCAGAAACATTGGAATCAGAACAAGTCTTGAGTTGGATTGCAGCTGCCATAGGGTTCACACCTGGTATCGTGCTTGGATTGACCATTGGGCACATCGTGCTTTCCTCCAAACCGCGTTGGTTCTTCAAGGTGTTGTACATCAACAACAGTCGTAGACGCAGACGAACTCGTTCTGAG AAATCCTAA
- a CDS encoding RING/U-box protein codes for MGKRNTSWARNSNRKVRSKDKGSDESDEDYVISDEDEEESEADLKEEYASSVDGEPSFDGFNGSDAVEDEELDEVEEEDVMLRNVEWPKVKTGPRGNRKITGCKSRKTNQVVVSDNEDVDLDDADDEDDEIRNSRNAVGKSGSLDGEKHQRIGLGKRRRVFYEIEDEDGDYPEEDGDEEEERDVENVDSNSLHDGEDGKMALEEQDNVSHETEKEDDGDYEDEDEDDDGDEDFTADEDVSLDEEEEEEIIACNKNALKVCKGNKRKRRSGEGRKRRKKCSVAKTRLTRGRKRRVRNTKKGVDEDDDDFVDDCLPARKKAKTKSSRPRPRRRCTVPSDSDVASSGESDYEYTISEEEREQIREAGSLLKSSVNHASSIRQTTVNKDLPQLRKSPVKKGEKKVELVKRDVIKNVCGICLSEEDMRRLKGTLDCCSHYFCFTCIMEWSKVESRCPLCKQRFRTISKPARSTPGVDLREVVIPVPERDQVYQPTEEELRSYLDPYENIICTECHQGDDDGLMLLCDLCDSSAHTYCVGLGREVPEGNWYCEGCRPVALGSASSQTHIISEQQRGSGFYSRPSPLVVSGQYQDVSLIVSPRTPFFNGENLFSPRIPNGDAQGSSPSGLGATTLSRRRTLHRHIQNIINGDRLINMGARTGGTSSDGFVTTQIGHGRTIDPSQPVASQETGISLYAISEERLPNNNSLISAHDPELLSPKLDEFGSEEAFRRLSNNTFLGERPIDLGFHHGLAQGDPLVSNQQRLHSHMPNTMSSMAGERLQERVKAHLKNLSSQNDLGQTTFDEISTCSIHTILAACGLEHESSEVHLVPPPVTCTHHHMTPGSSSSSSSGSSLMKGCCYSCFDSFVEDVVKMILDTRQPHWLSLGLH; via the exons ATGGGAAAGAGAAACACGTCTTGGGCTAGAAATTCTAATAGAAAGGTTAGATCTAAGGATAAGGGTTCAGATGAGTCAGATGAGGATTATGTGATTTCCGacgaggatgaagaagagtctGAGGCTGATCTCAAGGAGGAGTATGCCTCATCTGTTGACGGTGAGCCATCCTTTGATGGTTTTAATGGGTCTGATGCGGTGGAGGATGAGGAATTAGATGAagtggaagaggaagatgtgATGCTGAGGAATGTTGAATGGCCAAAAGTGAAGACTGGTCCTCGTGGTAATCGAAAAATCACGGGATGTAAGTCAAGAAAGACGAACCAGGTGGTTGTGTCTGACAACGAGGATGTGGATCTCGATGATGcggatgatgaagatgatgagataAGGAATTCAAGGAATGCTGTTGGGAAAAGTGGGTCTTTGGATGGAGAGAAACACCAAAGGATAGGTTTAGGAAAGCGAAGGAGAGTTTTCTATGAGATAGAGGATGAAGATGGAGACTATCCAGAGGAGGATGgtgatgaagaggaagagagggaTGTGGAAAATGTGGATTCAAATTCTTTGCATGATGGTGAAGACGGGAAGATGGCATTGGAAGAGCAGGACAATGTGTCACACGAGACAGAAAAGGAAGATGATGGAGATtatgaggatgaggatgaggatgatgatggcGATGAAGATTTTACCGCAGATGAAGATGTCTCATTagatgaggaagaggaggaagaaatcATTGCATGTAACAAAAATGCACTGAAGGTTTGTAAGGGAAACAAGCGAAAGCGAAGATCTGGAGAAGGGCgtaaaagaaggaagaaatgcTCTGTTGCAAAAACCCGTTTAACAAGGGGAAGAAAGAGACGTGTGAGAAACACAAAGAAAGgagttgatgaagatgatgatgattttgtagATGACTGCTTACCTGCAAGAAAGAAGGCGAAGACAAAGTCATCAAGGCCAAGGCCAAGGCGTCGGTGTACCGTTCCATCAGATTCAGACGTTGCATCGTCTGGAGAATCCGACTATGAGTATACAATCTCGGAGGAGGAAAGAGAGCAGATAAGAGAAGCCGGTAGTTTGTTGAAAAGTAGTGTGAACCATGCATCATCTATAAGACAAACCACGGTCAATAAGGATTTGCCACAGCTTCGTAAGTCTCCTGTGAAGAAAGGTGAAAAGAAGGTAGAGCTAGTGAAAAGAGATGTGATAAAAAACGTTTGTGGGATTTGTCTGTCTGAGGAAGACATGCGGAGATTGAAGGGAACATTGGACTGCTGTAGCCATTACTTTTGTTTCACTTGCATAATGGAGTGGTCGAAAGTAGAATCTCGCTGCCCACTCTGCAAGCAGCGGTTCAGAACAATCAGTAAGCCTGCAAGATCTACACCTGGAGTAGATTTGAGAGAAGTTGTGATACCTGTACCTGAACGTGATCAG GTCTATCAACCTACTGAAGAAGAGTTGAGGAGTTATCTCGATCcctatgaaaatataatatgcaCGGAATGTCACcaaggtgatgatgatgggcTTATGTTGCTTTGTGATCTTTGTGATTCATCTGCCCATACGTACTGTGTTGGTCTTGGGAGGGAAGTACCTGAAGGAAACTGGTACTGTGAAGGTTGTAGACCCGTTGCACTTGGATCAGCTAGTTCCCAAACGCATATTATATCCGAGCAACAAAGGGGTAGTGGCTTTTACAGTAGACCGTCACCTCTTGTAGTTTCAGGGCAATATCAAGATGTGTCTTTAATAGTCTCCCCACGTACACCATTTTTCAATGGAGAGAACCTATTTTCTCCAAGGATTCCTAATGGTGATGCTCAAGGTTCTTCTCCATCCGGCTTAGGGGCAACCACATTATCCAGAAGAAGGACGCTTCACAGAcacatacaaaatattatcaaCGGTGATAGACTTATTAATATGGGTGCTAGAACTGGTGGAACATCGAGTGATGGTTTCGTGACTACACAAATAGGTCATGGCAGAACAATCGACCCATCTCAGCCTGTAGCGAGCCAAGAAACAGGGATATCGTTGTATGCAATCTCTGAGGAAAGACTACCCAACAACAATTCATTGATTTCTGCCCATGACCCTGAGCTTTTGTCTCCAAAGTTAGATGAATTTGGAAGTGAAGAAGCATTCAGACGTTTGTCTAATAATACATTTCTTGGTGAGCGACCTATCGATTTAGGATTCCATCATGGACTGGCTCAGGGTGATCCCTTGGTTAGTAATCAACAACGTCTACACAGCCACATGCCAAACACAATGTCTTCCATGGCAGGAGAACGACTGCAAGAAAGAGTTAAAGCCCATCTCAAAAACTTGTCCAGTCAAAACGACTTAG GTCAAACCACTTTCGACGAGATTTCCACGTGCTCAATACACACGATACTGGCAGCTTGTGGGCTTGAACACGAGAGCAGTGAAGTCCATCTTGTTCCGCCACCAGTGACGTGTACTCACCATCATATGACACCTGGCAGCAGCAGCAGTAGCAGTAGTGGTAGTAGCCTGATGAAAGGGTGTTGctattcttgttttgattcatttgtAGAAGATGTAGTTAAGATGATTCTAGACACAAGACAACCCCATTGGTTGAGTCTAGGGCTCCACTAA